Proteins from a single region of Oscillatoria sp. FACHB-1406:
- the purF gene encoding amidophosphoribosyltransferase: protein MIPNESLDFDLHTTESPANANERPDKPEEACGVFGLYAPEEDVAKLAYFGLYALQHRGQESAGIATFDGDRVHLHKDMGLVSQIFNETILDELPGRLAVGHTRYSTTGSSRVANAQPILVETRAGTLALAHNGNLVNAMELREELHRRNCSFETTIDSEAIALAIGNEVDSGKGWLEAAISAFQLCQGAYSLVIGTPEGLMGARDPNGVRPLVLGILEGSPQRYVLASETCGLDIIGAEYLRDVEPGELVWITEEGLASFHWANKPERKLCIFEAIYFSRPDSIANDETLYSYRLRLGTVLASESPTEADLVIGVPDSGVPAAIGYSQTSHIPYAEGLIKNRYVGRTFIQPTQHMRESGIRMKLNPLKDVLNGKRIVIVDDSIVRGTTSRKIVKALRDAGAKEIHMKISSPPVTHPCFYGLDTDSQDQLIAATKSVEEIARHIGVDSLAYLSWRGMLEATGADPNSFCSACFTGDYPIAVPESIKRSKLMLEEVVV from the coding sequence ATGATTCCTAACGAATCCCTTGACTTCGATTTGCATACGACTGAATCGCCCGCCAATGCTAACGAACGCCCTGACAAGCCAGAAGAAGCTTGCGGGGTGTTTGGACTTTATGCCCCCGAAGAAGATGTTGCCAAGCTCGCGTATTTTGGCCTGTATGCTTTGCAGCATCGAGGTCAGGAATCGGCAGGAATTGCCACCTTTGATGGCGATCGCGTTCACCTGCATAAAGATATGGGCTTGGTTTCGCAGATTTTTAATGAAACCATTCTCGATGAATTACCCGGACGGTTAGCCGTCGGCCATACGCGCTATTCAACGACAGGTTCGAGTCGGGTTGCCAACGCTCAACCCATCCTCGTAGAAACGCGAGCCGGGACATTGGCGCTAGCACATAACGGAAATTTAGTCAATGCAATGGAATTGCGCGAAGAACTGCACCGACGCAATTGTAGCTTTGAAACGACCATCGACTCCGAAGCGATCGCTCTCGCGATCGGTAACGAAGTCGATAGTGGCAAAGGCTGGTTAGAAGCAGCCATCAGCGCCTTCCAACTCTGTCAAGGAGCCTATAGCCTCGTTATCGGCACGCCCGAAGGCTTAATGGGCGCGCGGGATCCCAACGGCGTGCGTCCCCTTGTCCTCGGCATTCTCGAAGGCAGCCCCCAACGCTACGTCCTCGCCTCCGAAACCTGCGGCTTAGATATTATTGGAGCCGAATACCTGCGCGATGTCGAACCGGGCGAACTGGTTTGGATTACCGAAGAAGGACTCGCCTCCTTCCACTGGGCGAACAAACCCGAACGCAAGCTTTGCATCTTTGAAGCAATTTACTTCTCCCGCCCCGATAGCATCGCCAACGACGAAACCCTTTACAGCTATCGCCTGCGCCTCGGTACGGTTCTGGCAAGCGAATCGCCCACGGAAGCAGATCTCGTCATCGGCGTACCGGATTCCGGCGTACCCGCCGCGATCGGTTACTCCCAAACTTCCCACATTCCCTACGCCGAAGGCTTAATTAAAAATCGCTACGTCGGGCGCACCTTCATTCAACCCACCCAACATATGCGCGAATCCGGCATCCGCATGAAGCTAAACCCACTCAAAGATGTTCTCAACGGCAAGCGCATTGTAATTGTCGATGATTCCATCGTGCGCGGAACCACCAGCCGCAAAATCGTTAAAGCCTTGCGCGATGCTGGGGCTAAGGAAATTCACATGAAAATTTCCTCGCCGCCCGTCACCCACCCCTGCTTCTACGGACTCGATACCGACAGCCAAGATCAACTTATTGCCGCTACTAAATCCGTTGAGGAAATTGCCCGACATATCGGCGTTGATTCCCTTGCTTATTTAAGCTGGCGCGGAATGCTGGAGGCAACCGGCGCAGATCCGAATAGTTTCTGTTCGGCTTGCTTTACCGGCGACTATCCGATCGCGGTTCCCGAAAGCATCAAACGCTCTAAGCTAATGTTGGAAGAGGTTGTCGTTTAA
- a CDS encoding O-antigen ligase family protein, with the protein MFGTRLLIPWFSRAANPGQTLPWQLLQSGLLIFPLLPALGAVAIAIAILIVWKQQFRSIARSPVNRALGILSLLLILSACFANKPAEAFLGLANFLPFFIGFVAFSQLLRTPQQLHRIAWILAISTVPVVILGLGQMWGGWQSPQWVWAVAGWHLEPQGNPSGRMASTFMYANLLAAYLTFVFILGLGLAISTYENWRRSRQKGGQLLFLTLFLSGCLIALVLTSSRNAWGAIALCFLAFILYRGWYWLGLAAGTAAGSVLWASFGPSWGRKPLRNVVPDFFWRRLSGEMYAPPPLPALRASQWQFAGEMARARPLLGWGLRNFTPLYEAKTQFWFGHPHNLYLMLAAETGIPTLLLFCAIAGWILARAVLCLQQWQTERFLLFSYILAFSSLMLLNGLDVTIFDPRLNTYGWLLLGALCGAGSSSSLAARDVENA; encoded by the coding sequence GTGTTTGGAACCCGCCTATTAATTCCCTGGTTTTCTCGCGCGGCTAATCCCGGGCAAACGTTGCCCTGGCAATTGCTCCAAAGCGGTTTGCTGATTTTTCCCCTCCTACCGGCTTTGGGAGCGGTTGCGATCGCGATCGCAATCTTAATCGTCTGGAAACAGCAGTTTCGCTCCATTGCGCGATCGCCCGTCAATCGCGCTCTGGGCATACTTTCCCTACTCCTAATCCTCAGCGCTTGCTTCGCGAACAAACCCGCCGAAGCCTTTCTTGGTTTAGCCAACTTTCTGCCTTTTTTCATCGGTTTCGTCGCCTTCAGCCAACTGCTGCGAACCCCCCAGCAGTTGCACCGCATTGCTTGGATTCTCGCCATTTCTACCGTTCCAGTTGTGATTCTCGGTTTGGGGCAAATGTGGGGCGGCTGGCAAAGTCCGCAATGGGTGTGGGCGGTGGCGGGTTGGCATTTGGAACCGCAGGGGAACCCCTCCGGGCGCATGGCTTCGACGTTTATGTATGCCAATTTATTAGCCGCTTACTTAACTTTTGTTTTTATCCTGGGGTTGGGTCTGGCAATCTCCACCTACGAAAATTGGCGCAGAAGCCGTCAAAAAGGCGGACAACTTTTGTTTTTAACTCTTTTCCTCTCCGGATGCCTTATTGCCTTAGTTTTGACCAGTTCGCGCAATGCTTGGGGGGCGATCGCGCTTTGTTTTCTCGCCTTCATCCTCTATCGAGGTTGGTACTGGCTGGGATTGGCGGCAGGAACGGCAGCGGGAAGCGTACTTTGGGCTTCTTTCGGTCCGAGTTGGGGGCGCAAACCGTTGCGTAACGTCGTACCTGATTTTTTCTGGCGGCGGCTATCGGGAGAAATGTACGCACCGCCGCCTCTCCCAGCGTTGCGAGCTTCGCAATGGCAGTTCGCTGGAGAGATGGCACGCGCCCGCCCGCTTTTGGGTTGGGGGTTGCGGAATTTTACGCCCTTATACGAAGCGAAAACGCAATTTTGGTTCGGCCATCCCCATAACTTATATTTAATGCTGGCAGCAGAAACCGGCATTCCCACACTATTATTATTTTGCGCGATCGCGGGATGGATTCTCGCTCGTGCCGTTCTTTGCTTGCAGCAATGGCAAACCGAACGCTTTCTCCTTTTCAGCTATATCCTTGCCTTTTCAAGTTTAATGCTGTTGAACGGCTTAGATGTGACGATCTTCGATCCCCGTCTCAATACCTACGGTTGGCTATTACTTGGAGCGTTGTGCGGCGCGGGATCGTCCTCCAGTTTAGCTGCGCGGGATGTTGAAAATGCTTGA
- a CDS encoding DNA polymerase III subunit alpha translates to MTFVGLHIHSDYSLLDGASQLPALINRAVELGMPAIALTDHGVMYGAIELIKTCRQHNIKPIIGNEMYVINEDNIEIQHRRIRKYHQVVLAKNTLGYKNLVKLTSISHLQGFQGKGIFARPCINKALLKQYSEGLIVTSACLGGEVPQAILARDYDRAREVAKWYQEVFEDDYYLEIQDHGSPEDRLVNVEIVKIAKELDIKIVATNDSHFISCYDVEAHDALLCIQTQKLITEDKRLRYSGTEYLKSADEMKALFRDHLSDEIIEDAIANTLEVAEKVRPYQIMGEPRLPNYNVPQGHTADSYVEEIAWQGLLERLKCRAIEEIEPVYQERLKYELKMIQRMGFSTYFLVVWDFIKYARDEKIPVGPGRGSAAGSLVAYTLHITNIDPVHHGLLFERFLNPERKSMPDIDTDFCITKREQVIDYVTQKYGTDKVAQIITFNRMTSKAVLKDVARVLGVSYKDSDRMAKLIPVSRGKPTKLKVMISADTPEPQFKEAYERDTVAIKNERDEEVGQMPVRRWVDMAIRIEGTNKTFGVHAAGVVISCLPLDEIVPLQRNNEGAVITQYSMEELECLGLLKMDFLGLKNLTTIQKAIALIEKNNNTVLDPYDFPLEERKAQRILEKGTAKKVPEGVKKTYELFRDGELEGIFQVESEGMKQIVRDLKPSCLEDISSILALYRPGPLDAGLIPDFINRKHGREEISYEHTLLEPILKETYGVLCYQEQIMKTAQDLAGYSLGQADLLRRAMGKKKLSEMQKQRSAFLDGSAKNGISSQLANALFDKMVNFAEYCLSYKTLILTEEYGLMPIGKIVEERIKCTVYSIDRNGFVRTQPIAQWHDRGEREIFEYALDNGSTLQATADHKFMTETGEMLPIDEIFERELDLLVVPTPG, encoded by the coding sequence ATGACTTTCGTCGGTCTTCATATCCACAGCGACTATAGCCTGCTCGACGGTGCATCTCAACTCCCCGCTCTCATCAATCGTGCGGTCGAACTGGGAATGCCCGCGATCGCGCTTACCGATCACGGAGTTATGTACGGCGCGATCGAACTGATTAAAACTTGTCGCCAGCATAACATTAAGCCGATTATCGGCAACGAAATGTATGTTATTAACGAAGACAATATCGAAATCCAACACAGACGCATTCGCAAATACCATCAAGTCGTTCTCGCGAAAAATACCCTCGGCTATAAAAACCTTGTTAAACTCACTTCAATTTCTCACCTCCAAGGCTTCCAAGGCAAAGGAATTTTTGCTCGCCCTTGTATTAATAAAGCCCTATTAAAACAATATAGCGAAGGATTAATTGTTACCAGTGCTTGTTTGGGCGGTGAAGTTCCCCAAGCCATTTTAGCCAGAGACTACGATCGCGCGCGCGAAGTCGCAAAATGGTATCAAGAAGTTTTTGAAGACGATTATTACCTCGAAATTCAAGATCACGGTTCGCCCGAAGATCGCTTAGTGAATGTCGAAATCGTTAAGATTGCCAAAGAACTCGATATTAAAATCGTTGCGACCAACGATTCTCACTTTATTTCCTGCTACGATGTCGAAGCTCACGATGCGTTACTCTGCATTCAAACGCAAAAATTAATTACCGAAGACAAACGCCTGCGCTATAGCGGTACTGAATACTTGAAGTCAGCGGACGAGATGAAGGCGTTATTCCGCGATCACCTCAGCGATGAAATTATTGAAGACGCGATCGCGAATACCCTCGAAGTTGCCGAAAAAGTTCGTCCTTATCAAATCATGGGCGAACCGCGCCTCCCGAATTACAACGTTCCTCAAGGACATACCGCCGATAGTTATGTCGAAGAAATCGCTTGGCAAGGACTACTAGAACGGTTGAAATGTCGCGCGATCGAAGAGATCGAACCCGTTTACCAAGAACGGCTAAAATACGAACTCAAGATGATCCAGCGCATGGGATTTTCTACTTACTTTTTGGTCGTGTGGGACTTCATTAAATATGCACGGGACGAAAAAATTCCCGTTGGCCCCGGGCGCGGTTCTGCTGCTGGTTCTTTAGTTGCTTACACCCTTCATATTACCAATATCGATCCAGTACATCACGGTCTTTTATTCGAGCGTTTTTTGAACCCAGAACGCAAATCGATGCCCGATATCGATACCGACTTTTGTATCACCAAACGAGAGCAAGTCATCGATTATGTAACCCAAAAGTACGGAACCGATAAAGTCGCTCAAATTATTACCTTTAACCGCATGACATCGAAAGCGGTATTAAAAGATGTCGCGCGTGTTTTAGGTGTCAGTTATAAAGACTCCGATCGCATGGCAAAATTAATTCCCGTATCGCGCGGAAAACCGACAAAGCTGAAAGTCATGATCTCAGCTGATACGCCCGAACCGCAGTTCAAAGAAGCCTACGAACGCGATACCGTTGCGATTAAAAACGAGCGCGACGAAGAAGTCGGACAAATGCCCGTCCGCCGCTGGGTTGATATGGCAATTCGCATCGAAGGGACGAATAAAACCTTTGGCGTTCATGCGGCGGGTGTTGTTATCTCTTGCCTGCCTTTAGATGAAATCGTTCCCCTACAACGAAATAATGAAGGAGCGGTCATTACTCAATATTCGATGGAAGAACTCGAATGTTTGGGATTATTGAAAATGGACTTTTTAGGTCTAAAGAATTTAACGACAATTCAAAAAGCGATCGCGCTAATCGAGAAAAATAATAATACAGTTCTAGACCCTTACGACTTCCCGTTAGAAGAGCGAAAAGCGCAACGAATTCTCGAAAAAGGGACAGCAAAAAAAGTTCCAGAAGGCGTAAAAAAAACTTACGAACTCTTCCGAGATGGCGAACTTGAAGGAATATTTCAAGTCGAATCGGAAGGCATGAAACAAATCGTTCGCGACCTCAAACCTTCCTGCTTAGAAGATATTTCTTCCATTCTCGCGCTCTATCGTCCCGGCCCGTTAGATGCAGGACTCATCCCCGATTTTATTAACCGCAAACACGGTAGAGAAGAGATTAGCTACGAGCATACTTTATTAGAGCCAATCCTTAAGGAGACTTACGGCGTACTTTGCTACCAAGAGCAAATCATGAAAACCGCCCAAGATTTAGCGGGATATTCTTTGGGACAAGCAGATTTGTTGCGCCGAGCGATGGGGAAAAAGAAATTATCGGAAATGCAAAAGCAGCGTTCGGCATTTCTTGATGGTTCGGCTAAAAATGGGATTTCGTCTCAATTAGCGAACGCGCTGTTCGATAAGATGGTTAATTTTGCCGAATATTGTTTGAGTTACAAAACGTTGATTTTAACGGAAGAATATGGCTTAATGCCGATCGGAAAAATTGTCGAAGAACGGATTAAATGTACGGTTTATAGCATCGATCGCAATGGTTTTGTCCGCACGCAACCGATCGCGCAATGGCACGATCGCGGCGAACGCGAGATTTTCGAGTATGCTCTAGATAATGGCTCGACGCTGCAAGCAACCGCCGATCATAAATTTATGACCGAAACTGGCGAAATGCTGCCTATTGACGAAATTTTCGAGCGGGAATTGGATCTATTAGTCGTGCCAACTCCCGGTTAG
- a CDS encoding Mo-dependent nitrogenase C-terminal domain-containing protein, which produces MANVIESVTKSAIASRWSWLDSTASESQPATPAHRVPRSKFAPLRPMREWFNNIKVQDVDVAHHLCSLIPAQCPFERDVKLFGRTLFHIPPMCKLNPFYEELVMLRFRALCYLADECGEDISAYC; this is translated from the coding sequence ATGGCTAATGTAATCGAATCCGTCACCAAATCCGCGATCGCCTCCCGTTGGAGTTGGCTTGACTCTACCGCCTCCGAATCGCAGCCCGCAACGCCAGCGCATCGAGTACCGCGCTCCAAGTTTGCGCCGTTGCGTCCGATGCGGGAGTGGTTCAACAATATCAAAGTACAAGATGTTGACGTAGCGCACCATTTATGCTCTTTGATTCCCGCGCAATGTCCGTTCGAGCGGGATGTAAAACTGTTCGGGCGCACCCTATTTCACATCCCGCCAATGTGCAAGCTCAACCCCTTCTACGAAGAGTTAGTGATGCTGCGTTTCCGAGCGCTGTGTTACTTAGCGGATGAATGCGGCGAAGATATCAGTGCCTACTGTTGA
- a CDS encoding DUF202 domain-containing protein has translation MTKISPVDRQREHQANERTFLAWLRTSIALMGFGFALTRFSLFLRQFQVATTHQAATHRSIFNSENLGLSLVIFGIVVIVLAAWHYNRVFWQIERGDYRPNRTMVWITTAAVIVLGLLSLPVLLWREVTPNPSVSPSQLPKDGQSF, from the coding sequence GTGACCAAAATTTCGCCAGTAGATAGACAGCGAGAACATCAAGCCAACGAACGCACCTTTTTAGCCTGGTTGCGAACTTCTATCGCGCTGATGGGTTTTGGGTTTGCCCTAACTCGTTTCAGTCTCTTTTTGCGTCAGTTTCAAGTCGCGACGACGCATCAAGCCGCAACCCATCGCTCGATTTTCAACTCGGAAAACTTGGGGTTGAGTTTGGTTATTTTTGGGATTGTCGTTATCGTCTTAGCAGCTTGGCATTACAATCGGGTTTTTTGGCAAATCGAACGGGGGGACTATCGCCCCAATCGCACGATGGTTTGGATAACGACGGCAGCAGTTATCGTTTTAGGGCTTCTCAGTCTCCCGGTTTTGCTGTGGCGCGAGGTAACGCCGAATCCTTCTGTCTCGCCTTCCCAATTGCCAAAAGATGGGCAATCGTTTTAG
- the purL gene encoding phosphoribosylformylglycinamidine synthase subunit PurL, which produces MSTPFSPEEIAAEGIKPEEYQEIVQRLGRHPNKAELGMFGVMWSEHCCYKNSRPLLKQFPTTSDRVLIGPGENAGVVDLGDGLHLAFKIESHNHPSAIEPFQGAATGVGGILRDIFTMGARPIAILNSLRFGSLDDARTRRIFAGVIEGISHYGNCIGVPTVGGEIYFDPAYTGNPLVNVMALGLMETPEIVMSGAAGIGNPVLYVGSTTGRDGMGGASFASAELTDQSMDDRPAVQVGDPFLEKCLVEACLEAFKTGAVVAAQDMGAAGITCSTSEMAAKGGIGIELDLDKIPAREKGMVPYEYLLSESQERMLFVAEKGREGELIEIFHRWGLQAVVAGSAIAEPIVRILYQGEIAAEIPATALADNTPIYHRELLSEAPEYAAKAWAWTSAALPPCTPEGIEINAQHRSWSEILLQLLETPSIASKQWVYRQYDHQVQNNTVILPGGADAAVIRVRPQEAIQNSQFNPQNSQYLTGVAATTDCNARHVYLNPYEGAKAAVVEAARNLSCVGAEPLAITDNLNFGSPEKPVGYWQLAEACRGIAEACRELGTPVTGGNVSLYNETLDAEGSPQAIYPTPTIGMVGLVPDVTKVCGLAWQEEGDLIYLLESPPLPVSPSPTLGGSEYLAAIHAIVAGQPPKVDFAAERKVQAACREGIRKGWVRSAHDCSEGGLAVAIAECCIGGELGAEVTLPTNEGRWDEALFGEGGARIVVAVKPEDKEVWEGYAREQLGADFQPIGRVVAKDEGLKVLGAGQKLLLKVKICEAGDRWRKAIERRLAGAM; this is translated from the coding sequence ATGTCTACCCCCTTCTCTCCTGAAGAAATTGCTGCTGAAGGCATTAAACCGGAAGAGTATCAAGAAATTGTCCAACGTCTCGGCCGCCATCCCAATAAGGCAGAACTGGGAATGTTTGGGGTAATGTGGTCGGAACACTGTTGCTACAAAAACTCGCGCCCGCTGCTGAAGCAATTTCCTACCACCAGCGATCGCGTCCTCATCGGCCCGGGCGAAAATGCTGGCGTAGTAGACTTGGGCGACGGTTTGCACCTCGCCTTCAAAATAGAATCTCACAATCACCCGTCCGCGATCGAACCTTTCCAAGGCGCTGCGACCGGAGTCGGCGGCATTCTGCGCGATATCTTCACAATGGGCGCGCGTCCCATCGCCATCCTCAATTCCCTCCGTTTCGGTTCCCTCGACGATGCCAGAACCCGGCGCATTTTTGCCGGAGTTATCGAAGGAATCTCCCATTACGGCAACTGTATCGGCGTTCCCACCGTCGGCGGCGAAATTTACTTCGATCCCGCTTATACAGGCAATCCTTTGGTCAATGTTATGGCGTTGGGATTGATGGAAACCCCAGAAATTGTAATGTCCGGCGCGGCGGGAATTGGCAACCCCGTCCTGTATGTCGGTTCCACCACCGGACGCGATGGTATGGGCGGCGCGAGTTTTGCAAGTGCCGAACTCACCGACCAATCAATGGACGATCGCCCCGCCGTCCAAGTCGGGGATCCGTTTCTCGAAAAATGCTTGGTGGAAGCTTGTTTGGAAGCGTTCAAAACGGGGGCAGTGGTTGCAGCACAGGATATGGGCGCGGCGGGGATCACCTGTTCGACTTCAGAAATGGCTGCTAAAGGCGGGATCGGGATCGAACTGGATTTGGATAAAATTCCGGCGCGGGAAAAGGGGATGGTTCCCTATGAATACTTGCTGTCGGAGTCGCAAGAACGAATGCTGTTCGTTGCCGAAAAGGGGCGGGAAGGAGAGTTAATCGAGATATTCCATCGCTGGGGATTGCAAGCAGTTGTTGCGGGCAGCGCGATCGCGGAACCGATTGTTCGCATCCTCTATCAAGGAGAAATTGCCGCCGAAATTCCCGCCACTGCCCTCGCCGATAATACCCCCATTTATCATCGCGAACTCTTGAGCGAAGCCCCAGAGTATGCAGCAAAGGCTTGGGCTTGGACATCAGCAGCGTTACCGCCTTGCACTCCCGAAGGAATTGAAATTAACGCTCAACATCGCAGTTGGAGCGAGATTTTGCTGCAATTGCTCGAAACGCCCAGCATTGCCTCAAAACAGTGGGTTTATCGGCAGTACGACCATCAAGTGCAGAATAACACCGTAATACTCCCCGGTGGTGCGGATGCGGCAGTTATTCGAGTCAGACCGCAGGAAGCCATTCAAAATTCGCAGTTCAACCCTCAAAATTCGCAATATTTAACCGGCGTAGCGGCGACGACGGATTGCAACGCGCGTCACGTCTACCTCAACCCTTACGAAGGCGCAAAAGCGGCCGTAGTTGAAGCAGCGCGCAATTTAAGTTGCGTGGGCGCAGAACCGCTTGCAATTACCGATAACCTCAACTTCGGCAGCCCCGAAAAGCCGGTGGGTTACTGGCAACTGGCGGAAGCTTGTCGCGGAATTGCGGAAGCTTGCCGGGAGTTGGGGACTCCGGTGACGGGCGGTAACGTTTCGCTTTACAACGAAACGCTGGACGCAGAGGGCAGCCCCCAGGCGATTTATCCGACACCGACTATCGGGATGGTGGGGTTAGTCCCGGATGTCACAAAGGTTTGCGGGCTGGCTTGGCAGGAAGAAGGCGACTTGATTTATTTATTAGAATCTCCCCCTCTCCCCGTTTCCCCCTCCCCCACTTTAGGAGGAAGCGAGTATTTAGCAGCGATTCACGCAATTGTAGCCGGACAACCGCCGAAGGTCGATTTTGCAGCGGAACGGAAGGTGCAAGCCGCTTGTCGCGAGGGCATTCGCAAAGGATGGGTTCGTTCCGCTCACGACTGCTCGGAAGGCGGCTTGGCGGTGGCGATCGCGGAATGCTGCATTGGCGGCGAGTTGGGGGCAGAAGTCACTTTACCCACGAACGAGGGGCGCTGGGATGAGGCGCTATTTGGTGAAGGTGGCGCTCGTATTGTGGTTGCCGTGAAACCAGAGGATAAGGAGGTTTGGGAAGGGTACGCCCGCGAGCAGTTGGGCGCAGATTTTCAGCCCATCGGTCGCGTAGTTGCAAAAGATGAGGGATTAAAGGTTTTGGGGGCTGGGCAAAAACTATTGCTTAAGGTTAAGATATGTGAAGCTGGCGATCGCTGGCGCAAAGCGATCGAAAGACGCTTAGCGGGGGCGATGTAG
- a CDS encoding MltA domain-containing protein, which yields MKKKTALLGLGLGLALFLPAFKLEARPPARQTNVAQASTQSQTPLRLVEVSPQDTSLGLDEQLFQGYSGTAGDKQALLQSIDNSLRYLNSNSAAEVYSNYPVAGITRDRVRRSLVRFRQLVANSRSPQQLQAAVRKEFAFYKSVGRDDGTVFFTGYYEPIYAASRVRTAEYRYPLYREPADLSAWPKPHPTRAQLEGIDGTGSDSLIAGGELVWLRDRFEAFLVHIQGSARLTLPDGQEMTVGYDGHTDYPYVSVGKEMANAGRVPLSGLTLPVMIDYFKRVPEDLDVFIPRNNRFIFFRETFGAPATGQIGVPLTPDRSIATDKALMPPGALALVRTRIPYSAGNGQMDSPTVNRFVLDQDAGGAIKSPGRVDLFLGTGQAAGARAGVVGWTGELYYPLLKN from the coding sequence GTGAAGAAAAAAACAGCTTTACTGGGATTGGGATTGGGATTGGCACTGTTTCTGCCTGCTTTTAAACTCGAAGCTCGTCCGCCCGCCCGTCAGACGAATGTCGCACAAGCTTCGACCCAGAGCCAAACGCCCTTACGTCTGGTTGAAGTCTCGCCGCAAGATACCTCCCTCGGACTGGACGAACAGTTATTTCAAGGGTATTCGGGAACGGCGGGAGATAAACAAGCGCTTCTGCAATCGATTGATAACAGCTTGCGCTATCTCAATAGTAATTCGGCAGCAGAAGTTTACAGCAACTATCCCGTTGCTGGAATTACTCGCGATCGCGTTCGTCGTTCCTTAGTCCGCTTTCGTCAACTCGTCGCTAATTCCCGCTCTCCCCAACAACTCCAAGCTGCCGTTCGGAAAGAATTCGCCTTCTACAAATCTGTCGGACGAGACGATGGAACGGTGTTCTTTACCGGCTACTACGAACCGATCTATGCAGCGAGTCGCGTTCGCACGGCGGAATATCGCTATCCCCTTTATCGCGAACCGGCAGATTTGAGTGCTTGGCCCAAACCGCATCCGACTCGCGCTCAACTCGAAGGAATCGACGGAACGGGAAGCGATAGTTTAATCGCAGGGGGCGAATTGGTATGGTTGCGCGATCGCTTTGAAGCCTTCCTCGTTCACATCCAAGGTTCCGCCCGACTGACCCTTCCCGATGGTCAAGAAATGACCGTCGGCTACGACGGACATACAGACTATCCTTACGTCAGCGTTGGCAAAGAGATGGCGAATGCAGGGCGCGTTCCCCTCAGTGGGTTGACGCTCCCGGTGATGATCGACTATTTCAAACGGGTTCCAGAAGATTTAGACGTATTTATTCCCCGCAACAATCGCTTTATTTTCTTCCGAGAAACCTTCGGCGCGCCAGCGACGGGGCAGATCGGCGTACCCCTGACCCCCGATCGCTCGATCGCGACGGATAAAGCCCTGATGCCTCCCGGCGCGCTCGCCCTCGTCCGCACGCGCATTCCTTACAGCGCCGGTAACGGCCAAATGGATTCTCCCACTGTTAACCGTTTTGTTCTCGACCAAGATGCGGGCGGCGCGATTAAAAGCCCCGGGCGCGTTGATTTGTTCTTGGGGACTGGGCAGGCTGCCGGAGCGCGCGCGGGCGTAGTCGGTTGGACGGGAGAGTTATATTACCCGCTGTTGAAAAATTAG
- a CDS encoding FeoA family protein, producing MKYDTSELDRNLPKQRKAWKFSFFGETPRPTVDEKSSDSHADLSLSRAPVNTPVRIVSFKDESGINRRLGIGLATGMELRVISRQPSGSVVIAVGDNRLGLDAGIAGKIVVSDCEPNNLKEEEKMGTETTMLLREMPPGTQGRVIGYDRVFGGYKGKLVSMGLTPGTEFLLIRVAPLGDLIEINVRGFNLSLRKQEADALIVEEVSNNGN from the coding sequence TTGAAGTACGACACCTCAGAATTAGATCGCAACCTCCCCAAACAGCGTAAAGCTTGGAAGTTCAGCTTTTTCGGGGAAACGCCCCGTCCGACAGTTGACGAAAAATCTTCCGATTCCCATGCTGACTTATCCTTATCTCGCGCCCCCGTCAATACGCCCGTTCGGATTGTTAGCTTCAAAGATGAAAGCGGAATCAATCGCCGGTTAGGGATTGGATTGGCAACGGGTATGGAACTACGAGTGATTAGCCGCCAGCCGAGTGGTTCGGTTGTCATCGCAGTTGGCGACAACCGTTTGGGACTCGATGCTGGGATTGCGGGAAAGATAGTCGTCAGCGATTGCGAACCCAACAATCTAAAGGAGGAAGAGAAAATGGGAACAGAAACAACGATGCTATTGCGCGAAATGCCTCCCGGAACGCAGGGGCGCGTAATCGGCTATGACAGAGTATTCGGCGGTTACAAAGGAAAGTTGGTATCGATGGGACTGACTCCCGGGACGGAATTCTTGCTGATTCGCGTCGCCCCACTCGGCGATCTGATTGAAATCAACGTGCGAGGTTTCAATTTAAGTTTGCGAAAACAGGAGGCTGACGCGCTCATTGTTGAGGAAGTAAGCAACAATGGTAACTGA